Part of the Phocoena sinus isolate mPhoSin1 chromosome 17, mPhoSin1.pri, whole genome shotgun sequence genome is shown below.
AAATCAGAACAAACCCTTTACAAGGGTTTGTTATGCTATGTTGTAACCTGTTACATTGTAGACATTTATtaggaatttttatttcaaatgtgattatttttacctttataaCCTTTCCTCTATGAGgttgagaaaatgttttaaaataataagaaaagaaagtttatatgcaaatatcttgcttaatttatctttcataaAGTACCAGATAAAATTCCCTATACAAAtcaatactaaataaataaaaattcatcttAGTGCTTTTGGGAAATTAGAacacattttttcattattactagGTAATGATAAACTCACTAGCCTACTTGTGCAAATTTCCTGATTCATCATCTTAATGTAATAGTTCTGGAGTTGGTGGCAGCCTTAAGTAAAACTGCCATTTATGCAGAGAAAGATTATTGTAAGTTGCTTGGATTATCATGCTTTGGCAAAAGGGTACCAGAAAATGCTTTGTCAACATGAAGGTAAATGAAATATAATGACTGGCATGGAGGATTACCAGATTTGCAAATTTATCTTTCAcaattattttatacatgttttcaaattttatctttCACTAACTTTTTTCCCtggttaaaaaatcaaatttattgaaTAGATTTTGAAATTACTAAGAAccaatcaaactaacaaaaagaacaaatcttCCATTATCCCATCACCTAGACATACACAGTAACTGAAAGGTAATGAATGGACTCTGAAGTCAGACACATCTTCGATTTGAGTCTTTActacttattattatttgtctttaaaaGTTAGTTACTTgacctttctgtgcttcagttttctcacttataaaatgggagtaacaaTAGAATTTACCTTATAGGGCTGTTGAAAGTCCTTCATagacctggcacatggtaaatatTGAATCTACTACTAACTgttgttattttcttctagtcttttttctaagtatatatttttatttatagttaaGAGCAtcctgtatatttctttttttacttaacatcATATTATAAGCATTTTCTTGTTCAATTTCTAGTTGATGAATAGCCTTATCCTAAATCAGTGACAACATTTCTATTTCCTTAGGGTAAATTTTAGATATCTCAGAACAACTAATGGCAGCCCATTTAACTTATAAGAATGCTCTAGCAGGAAATTATCGATTCTGGAGTTTTAATCTTATAACCATAACCTGATGGGGAATATCAGATACCCGACTGGTGTGATCATTAAACTCAGTAGGAGCTCAGTGAGTAGAGGGAGGCAGTATACAAAGTCATTATAATCTTGGTTTTGCAAGTTGGGCAACATACTTAACTTTTCTGGGCCCCTCCTGAACAATGGGGtaaaaataatacctatctcatGGAGTGGTGAAGATTAGTTTCTAATCCTGATAAATGGTAAACACTTAATGAATATTAGCTCTTTATTGTTTGTTATTATGGTTAACActtaaaagtttgttttcataatgaaaagtgagagaatagcaGTGATTTTGACAAGTAATATGAGAGTAAGCTGTAAAATATAAGATAGGGCAGTATAAATAGTTTTCAGTTGAAAATGGTTTGATTTTATCcccccattttaaatataacaaatatttttatctgttctAAATTTATTATCCAGAAGACAACATGGGAAGAGGCATTTGGTTTAACAAATCTTATAAAggactttttataattttcttcagtgattcaAAGATGGAATGTGATTTTTATCCAAATTATTcttgttaaaagacaaaaatgcttTATGTAAGTTTTTTTGAAGTTAAATTTAAGCTAAACACATAAACTAATAATGCTAGCATTTATAGAGTGCTTTCTGTGTGCTACATAATTTTCTAGGTTTATTATTCATATTAACTCATGAAATCCTTATAATGTCCTATGAGGAAGGTTCTGTTATTATCTCCAATtatagaagaaactgaggcaaaaagaggttaaataacttgctgaaGTTTACTAGGGAGAAAATTCTGCCCTCTGTAGTCtagctccaaagcccatgcttttaaccactCTATGTTACTTAACATtccaacagaaaaagaataaaaattgattaaatacAGTACCAATATGTTTACAGTGAGTTTGTGTTAATCCAAGAATTTGATTAATATTAAagagtatgtttaaaaaaattcatatctTTTGTGGGACTATAAGTATGCaaatttcaattcattttttttcttttagttttttaggtATGGAACAAAAATATTATATCAAAACAATGAAGGTTTTCAGTCTAAATTCTTTCCACCCTTTCAAAAAGTGATGCTACCACCAAATAGTTTTCAAGGAAAAGTAGCATTCATTACTGGGGGAGGTACTGGCCTTGGTAAAGGAATGACAACTCATCTGTCCAGCCTAGGTGCACAGTGTGTGATAGCCAGCCGGTAAGTCAGTCTCAGCAAGTTGCCTGGCAAGAGTCTATTGATGAATAATTCTGTGCCACAATATTGAAAACACTATTTGCCAGAGTTGTTTGATTTGCGTCGTAATCGTCTATGAAATATCCTTTAGATTATTTAACTAAATCTCCTTGGAAAAAGTCAGTTATAATTTGTgatgatagggcttcccttgtggcacagtagttaagaatccgcctgccaatgcaggggacacgggttcgagccctggtctgggaagatcccacatgctgcagagcaactaagcccgagcgccacactactgagcctgtgcgctagagcccacgagccacagctactgaagtctgcgtgtcacaactactgaagcccgtgcacctagagcccatgctctgcaacaagagaagccacagcaatgagaagcccgtgcaccgcaacgaaaagtagcccctgctcgctgcaactagagaaagtccgcacacagaaatgaagaaccaatgcagccaaaaataaatagattaattaaaaatataatttgtgatAGAAATAATGATTTATTATGGAACTgatgatatatatatttcacaaattCAGTGATAGAATTTTTTCTGTATATGAAGTTAAAAAGTACTATATTGAGGCTGCTTTGTTTTCAGTGAGATTGATTATAATTACTGATTCAGTGGATAGTTAACCTTGTACCAGGATAATGAATATAATGCTTCCATTTTCTATAAGATGGGCAGATATTTCAAAACAGCTGTTGTGATGAATGTAGGGAGGGTGAGACCATGTGGAAAGAATTTCTTATTTAGGCATGTCCCAGTACTTTATAACGATGTAAATATAGAGGTTTAGTGACTGGTCAAAAAAATCTACCCCTTCTTCCAATTTTGAATAGTGTACAATTCTTAGGTAGGCTAAGTAGTAACCTGAATGACAAGTCACTATGTAATTTACAGGGGGCAAAAGGAATTTCTTTCagatgttgtttttttttttttttttttttttgtgttacgcgggcctctcaccgccgcggcctctcccgctgcggagcacaggctcccgacgcgcaggcccagcggccatggctcacgggcccagccgctccgcggcatgcgggatcctcccagaccggggcacgaacccacgtcctctgcatcggcaggcggactcccaaccactgcgccaccagggaagccctcagatgttgtttttaatgcaaattggccagaatattttttttcatgttgtaaTGTGTTTGAGTGttaaactgttattttttttataacacTACATaatttacattgtttatttttttgtgtttctctcAAGAGCATAAGATTTTGACTATATATAGTTGTCCAGACCCATCAATTTGATCTAAAATCTACTAATGTCGATTTTATACATAACATAGATTTTTTTATAGTTTAACATAAGCTTACATCATTCCAGGAATGTATTTTCCTTCTCAAGCAGGCTTGGGCAAGGAAATACAtagaaatgaatataattaaggaaataatttaaaatctatgAGTAGATATAAAATAACTGGCTTAGAAGTAATTTAATAAATTAGTGTCACATATATGAAAATTGCTTAAATTTAACTTCtagaaaataaatgcattcaaACTACCTTGTTTGTAGATATAGCTTTTCTATTGTCTCAAAAATTCATGTCATTAAGCTGTagattctcttttttaatttatgaaattaaaaagaaaaatgtaacatgAAGTTATTTCAGAACTCATGCAAAGTACCAtgtgtttttttctagaaaaattgaTGTTCTGAAAGCAACTGCAGAACAGATTTCTTCTCAAACTGGAAATAAGGTACATTAAAAACAGTTACTTAAATCAGATTTAGGAATTATAGCATGCTTAAGTAATTTACTCATACTCATGGATTAGGAAGTCTGAAAAAATGTagggttctttttttctctttgttattttgcAGGTTCATGCAATTCAGTGTGATGTGAGGGATCCTGGTATGGTGCAAAGCACTGTGTCAGAGCTGATCAAAGTCGTAGGACATCCTGATGTAAGTGTAATGGTAATGAGGCGAAAGTATGAGGCCTTTGATGTTGATATCACCTACCAAGAtgtattaaggaaataaaatattgatgtGAGCCAATGCTGTGTTAAGAAGCATCTATTTTCCATTGCTAGCAGAAAGCTAGCTCTGTTTAAACCAGGGAATAGATTAGGTGGACCGCTACACCATTTCCTTTCAGGAgtacttaaaaaatacatttacaatcATATAGAACAAacgattttactttatttaataagATTATGAAATAAAGAGCTGTTATGCAAGAGCACAATATCTAGTTTAAATGATTCatgctgtttgctttttttaaataacttgattATCTCTGTCAGTGGAGGAGaataatacaaacaaagaaacctACAAAAAACCCTCCAGATTTCTTCTTGTAAGACCTGAGATATGCATGggtattttacttttgtttggtGCACATATTGGAAAGAAACCATTTCTTCCAGTAGTCTCAAAGAGAGCACTTTTCTATGTTAAAGGTATTTTCAGACAAACCGATAATGTATTATACTATTGGTAGAATAATAATATTGGAATCTTTATTGATATTGAAGAAGCAGGTCATCAACCAAGAATTTCATTAGCTAAATTAAGCCAAAATGATACCAGAAATTAAAGGCATTTTAATTAAGATTTCTTGAAATAAAGTATAGTCACATGGTAGATATGCTTaatctgtatttatatttttaataatagacTGTACCCTAATTTTGAGATGGGGATTAGAACTCTAAAATTTGGTAAATAATAATAGGAAATTTTCACAGGCTCAAAAAAGGTAAAACTGAACCAAATCTCATGGTATTTTTTCATAGCAGACTGTGAACTTTagctttattatattatttggatttataagtttcaaaaataaaagccCTTTAGGGAAAATATTCTTCCTCATCTAAGTTTCTGTAACTTGCCTTAATCATTTATTAGATTGTGATAAACAATGCAGCAGGGAATTTTATTTCTCCCACTGAAAGACTGTCTCCTAATGCTTGGAAGACCATAACTGACATAGTTCTAAATGGCACAGCCTTTGTGACACTAGAAATTGGAAAGCAACTAATCAAAGCACAGAGAGGTATGTATATTTATTCTTTACATGTTTATTGGATTCGTACTTgtgcaggctctgtgctaagcccTGGGATACGTAAAAACGTCAATGACAGTGTCTATTCTTGTACAACTCATAAGATAGTGGGGAAGAAAGATACTTAAATAGTTACCATATGCACTTAAATATTTACCATATGCTGTGATCTAAGCTATATTAAATGCTATGTTTCAAGTGCATTGTAaatccagagaaagaaagaaagaactctcCCTAGGGATGATTATCATGTTGAGGAACAGAATGCAATTTTAGCTGAATTTTCAAAGATCTAGACAtggagaagggggaaggaaaggaaatgtaaATGTCCATGGGAAGAAGCTTGGTGTGGGAAAAGCAGAAGGGTTTAGGGACTGGTTACAGATGGGGAGGGAGATCAGTGGGAGATGATTATGGGAGGTGGGTTGGATGTAATTGGGAAAGTTCCCAATACCAAAATGGGGAATTTGATGTTAATTTTGAGGAAATGGGGAATTATTTCCTTATGGCTTTTTCTTGAAGGTGTCTCATAAAGAATGTGACTTGATTAGAAAGGTTACTGGGAACAATGTAGGGGCTCGAAAAGATTAGAGAGATCATTTAGGAGggtcttgttttccttttgtttggatAGATGGCatggaggataaattaggagatatTTAGAAGATAAGATCAATAGGCCTTACTGATTAGGTGACAGAGTTTTTAGCTGGAGTGGATAGTTTAGATGATGATGACATCAATGAGAAAACTGGAAGGAGAGTAGATTTAGAATGTACTAGAACATTTTTGTTTAGTACTATAGGAACAGACTTCTTTAGAAAAGTTCATACAATATAAATAGTGAATATATTTGTAATGTATTTATgtgggtatatacatatatgtctagAACCAgtgtacatttattcatttaacagaaaCTTACTGATGACTTTtgtgtaccaggccctgtgctgcaTGCCCACATGACAGGTGACTAAGACACTGTCCCTGAGCAGGTTGTGGTTGGGACTTGAAGGATGGGGGCATTTTCTCAGAGAGGTTGGAGAGTATTCTGAACCAGGACAAGGAGGAAGAATCCTTGTGTTCCTTGAAGGATGTCCTCTGGGGCTTGAGGGGAATGGCATGAGCTGACCAGTTTCCTTCTGTTGGTTCAAAGCCTTTGCCTCATTAGGTTCAGTTTCTTCTTTACAGCGTGGATAATTCTCAAATCAGCTTGAGAAAGGATGTAGGAACAGACAGAAGGATGCTAGAGAGGCACTAGCTTTTTTTCTACACATGTGCTAATAACTTCCATCTTTTCTCCATGCA
Proteins encoded:
- the DECR1 gene encoding 2,4-dienoyl-CoA reductase, mitochondrial isoform X2, translated to MLYFFRYGTKILYQNNEGFQSKFFPPFQKVMLPPNSFQGKVAFITGGGTGLGKGMTTHLSSLGAQCVIASRKIDVLKATAEQISSQTGNKVHAIQCDVRDPGMVQSTVSELIKVVGHPDIVINNAAGNFISPTERLSPNAWKTITDIVLNGTAFVTLEIGKQLIKAQRGASFLAITTIYAETGSGFVVPSASAKAGVEAMNKSLAAEWGKYGMRFNVIQPGPIKTKGAFSRLDPTGAFEKEVIDRIPCGRLGTVEELANLAAFLCSDYASWINGAVIRFDGGEEVLISGEFNSLRKVMPFCHQGAVGHNRRTHQEHERLLRLLWASSWL
- the DECR1 gene encoding 2,4-dienoyl-CoA reductase, mitochondrial isoform X1, giving the protein MALLSRVLFAWGRGPRRFFRYGTKILYQNNEGFQSKFFPPFQKVMLPPNSFQGKVAFITGGGTGLGKGMTTHLSSLGAQCVIASRKIDVLKATAEQISSQTGNKVHAIQCDVRDPGMVQSTVSELIKVVGHPDIVINNAAGNFISPTERLSPNAWKTITDIVLNGTAFVTLEIGKQLIKAQRGASFLAITTIYAETGSGFVVPSASAKAGVEAMNKSLAAEWGKYGMRFNVIQPGPIKTKGAFSRLDPTGAFEKEVIDRIPCGRLGTVEELANLAAFLCSDYASWINGAVIRFDGGEEVLISGEFNSLRKVTREQWDTIEGLIRNTKGS